The genomic segment GGTGGTGATCCTGGCCCTCTACAGCGTCCCCTATCTGCTCGTCGCGCTCTCCCGTGCGGGGATTGGGATGTCTTGGGACCGCTACCTGATTCCCGTCTTCCCGCTGGTCACCATCCTCGCGCTACGGAGCCTCGCGGGGCGTGCCCTGCCCAAGGCCGCGTGGGCCGCGCTGGCGCTCTTTGGCCTCTATAGTGTCGCGGTCTCCCACGACTACCTGGCGTTTCTGCGTGCCGAGGCGACCGCGGTGCAGGCGCTGGAGAAGCGCGGCGTGCCCGCCACCCAGATCCGCGCCAACTTTGAGTTTGACTGCTGGACCGAGACCGAGCAGAAGGGCTTTATCAACGATGCCCGCATCCATAATCCCGTCGATGCCTACAGAGACCTCACCGACGAGCAGATGCGGGGCGTCTGGCCCACCAGCCAGAAAGTGCCCTGGTGGTGGCGCTTTACCCCGTCGGTGGAGGGCCGCTACTTCGTGGTCACCACCCCCATTCCCGGCCTGATCGACACCGCCGACACGCCGATTACCTACCAGCGCTGGCTCCCCTGGACAACCGCCACGATCCGTATCCAGCAGAGCCCCACAGCAAACTAGGCAAGCACCATGGAAACACCCTCCGATCCCACGCCTCCCCAAGACAGTAGCGACCATGTCGCCCAGGTTACCCAGAAGGCGGTAAAGGGCGCCAAGATCATGACCCTCCTGGGGTTCGGTCAGGTCTGTCTGCGCTTCTTCTCCACCAAGGCGACCTCAGTCTTTCTGACCAACCTGGACTTCGATAACTTTGGGCCTGGCTCCAAGCTGACTGGGATCGGGGGCTTTCTCTCGGATGTGGGGCTCGCGGGGGCGCTTGTGCGCAAGGGGACCGAGCCCACCGACGACGAGCTCATCACGGTCTTTCTGAGCCAGCAGCTCCTGGCAGGGCTCTTTGTGGGCGGCGTCCTAGCCTTCTTGCCACTGATCCGTACGAGCCTGCACATGAACCACACCGCGACCCTGGTGCTGCTGTTTCTGTGCTTTGGGGTCTTCCTGCAGACATTGCGCCTTATCCCGATGCTCGTGCTGGAGCGCAAGCTCAAGTTCGATGCCATCGCCCGCTGTGAGATGCTGGAGAGCGTTGTCCAAGTGCTCGTCACCATTACCATGACCCTGATGAAGTACGGGGTCTGGGCGCTGGTGGCGGGCTACTGGTCGCGTGGGATTACGGGCTTGATCGCCATCTGGATCGCCTCCCCGTGGCGCCCGCGGGGGACCTTCCGCTGGGGGATTGTCAAGGAGCTGGCCAAGTTTGGGCTCCCGTACCAGCTCAATGCCCTCATTCCCACCCTGGGCGACTTCTGGATGGTGCCCGTGCTCAAGCAGCTCCTCACCGAGGGCGCTCTGGGGTTGGTGACCTGGTCGGGGAATATCGCGTCGATCCCGATGACCATCAACAACATGCTGGTGCGGGTGGCCTACCCCGCCTACAGCCGCCTGCAGGCCGATAGCGCCGCCCTCGCCGATGCTCTCCAGAGCGCCGTGCGCCGCCTGACCGCGATCTTTGACCTGGCGATCTCCCCGTTCGTGACCCTCTGCCCGTTCTTGATTCCGTTCTTGCTCCACCCCAAGTGGGCACCCGCCGTGCCGATTGTCCAGTGGCTGTGTGTTCAGGCGGTGGTGAGCATGCTCCTGGGGACGGTCTGCTCGGTGCAGAACGCGCTGGGGAAGGCGAGCGAGCGGATGTGGGTGACGGTCGGGATGGCGGTCTTGCGCTGGGTGACCGGCTACTGGGCGATCTCACGCTTCGGGCTGGCGGGCTACGGCCCTATCGGGCTGGCGACCGGTGCGTTTGAGCTCTGGGTCTCCGGGGTGCTGGTGCGCCGCCACAACCCGCAGAGCGCGACCCTGCTGCACGATCTCTTTGGACCGCTCCTGATCTCCTGGGTGACCCTGGGGGGTGCGCTGGGGCTGGGTGAGGCTCTCGGGCACGGCGTTCTCTGGCAGAAGGCCCTGGTCGCGACCCTGGCCTGGGTGCTACTCTCCGCGCTCCGCGAGGCCCTGACACCGTTTCGGATGCTGCGTAGCGAGCTGGGACCGCTGCTCGCCCTGATCCAGCGGAAGCGATCCTAGCCCATGTCCACTCCCCAGCCCATGCCGATCCCCGACCTGAGTGTCACGGTCATCAACCACAGCAACCCGGACTACCTCCAGGAGTGCCTGCGCTCGGTCTTCCGCGAGGCCGACGGGCTGACGCTGGAGGTGATCGTGATCGACAACGCGACCAACCAGCGCCTTGTCCCCGAGCTACGGGCGGAGTTTCCCCAGGTGCAGTGGCTCTTCAACGCGCGCTCTCTGGGGTACTCGGCCAACCACAACCAGGGGCTAAAGCTCGCGACTGGCCGCTACCTCTGCACCCTCAACGACGATACCGTGGTCCACGACCAGGCGCTGGGGAAGCTGGTTGCCTACCTCGATGCCCACCCCGAGGTCGGGATGCTGGGGCCGCGCCTGCTCAACCGCGATGGCACCATTCAAGACAGCGCCTACTACTTTCCCAGCGTGAAGAGCGTGCTGATCTCCTGGCTGACCCTTCCTGGCGGGCTGGTGCGGCTCAAGCGGCAGATGATCCACCCCGCACAGCAAGGGGAGAGCGCCGCTGAGGTGGACTGGGTGCTCGGGGCGTGCCAGGTGATCACCCGCGCCGCCTACGAAAAAGTGGGGGGGCTGGATGAGAAGCTCGCCCCGATTGTCTACTACGAGGACACCGACTGGTGCCGGAGCTGTCATAAGGCGGGCTTTAAGATTGTCTACCTCCCCGAGGCGCGGCTCACCCACTACGGTGGCTCGAGCACGGGCGTGGACGGTGCTGAAGGTGAGGTCCGCCCCATGCCGATGCTGCGGGAGCTCAGCGCGACCTGCATGCGCTACTTCCGAAAGCACCATGGGGTTCTTGTCACGCTCTGGCTGCAGCTACTCTTTGTGTTTGTGACAGCCTGGAACCTGGGGATGATGGGACAGTCGCGGCTTCGGCGGCGGCTCTCGGCGGCCAGCTTTAAAAATGGCCTGGCCAATGCGGTTTTTGCCTTGAAGGGTGCCCTGAACCCTTAGGCGCTTGAGGAGCTTTATGTCGCGAGAGACGGTTGCGGTGGTGATTCCCACCTACAATGTGGCGGCCATTATCCGGCCCACGCTGGAGAGCATTCGCTGGGCGGATGAGATCATTATTGTCGATATGTTTAGCGACGATGGGACCAAGGAGCTGGTGGAGGCCTATCCCAATGTGCGCTACTTTGGCCGCAAGGACTATATCTTCGCCAATGTCAACTACGGCATGGAGCAGGCGACCACCGACTGGGTGATCCGACTCGATAGCGACGAGGTCCTGGGGGAGGAGCTCCAGAAGGCGATCCAGGCGTTCCTCGAAAAGCCCGATCCGAGTGTCAAGACCCTGCTCTTTAGAGGGGTCCACCGCTTCTTTGGCTTCCCGAGCTACCAGGGGGTCTACCGCGAGGAGGCGTGCTGGCGCAAGCACATGTTCCGCAAAGGGACAGCCGCCTACCCGTGCAAGGCGGAGCACGAGGATATCGAGTCCCAGGAGCCGACCCAGCGCCTGGCAGGCCACTACGACCACTTCACCAACATGACCGCCGAGGAAGTGGTCCGCAAGTTCAACTACTACACGTCCAAGGATGTCGAGCGGATGTCCGACTCCGAGCTGGAGCCCATGAGCCCCGGCAAGCTGCTCTACCGCTGCACTCGGATGTTTATCCTCTACTACTTCCAGTGGAAGGGCTACAAAGAGGGGCAGTTTGGCTTCTACACCGCGCTGTTCCGTGGGCCGATCTACACCATTATCGAGCAGGTCAAGCGCTGGGAGCGGCTGGAGAAGCAGCGCCGCGGCTAGAGCGCGGCAAGCTGCATCGCCGGGGGGACGACGCTTCCTCTGTCCCAGGCCTCCTGCCACTGCTCTGGAGTGAGGCCCGCACGGCTGCGTGCCGTGGCCTCGTCGCGGTGGGGGTGCTCTGGCTCGACCTCGCCATGCTTCTCACGCAGACGGGACGCGCAGGCGAGGAGCTGAACCGCGAGCCGTAGCTCCCCGCGCCGGGCGACAAGACAAGCAAGCGCATCCACCGACTCTCCGCTGAAGGCCTCCAGTCCGATCTCCATCCGAACCTGAGCGCTCTCTTTGAGGGCGAGCTGGGCCTCGTTGAGGCGGCCTTGCTGGAGCCAGATCAGTCCGAGGCCGTGCTGGAGAGCCGCGATGGGGCGCTTCGCCCCCTGGCGCCGACGGATCAGGAGCGCCTCCGAGAACGAGCGCACCGCAGCGGGGAGCCGGTTGAGCTCGCGCTGGACCAGCCCCAGGTAGTAGAGCGAGAGCGCCGCCCAGCCAGGGTCGCCCATCTCACGCCAGTGCTGGGCGCTCCGTGCGAGCTGCTCCGCGGCGTCTTCGTAGCTGTGCTCCAGAAACGAGAGGACTCCCAAGTGGTGGATCATCGCCCCGATCCCCCCCCGGAGATTGAGGCGGGTGCGGGTGTCGAGCGCCTCCTCCATGTACTGCCGGGCGCGGGGATAGTCCTCCTGGCTCCGTGCGATCAGCCCCAGGTTGGCACTGGTCTCCGCGACTCCCGCCTCGTCCTCAAGCTGCTGGAACAGATAGCGGCTCTCCTGGTTGTGGTACATCGCCTGGTCCAGGTGCCCCAGGTTCCAGGCTAAGTGACCTAGGCTCGCCTGGACTGCGGCCTCCCCTGCCTGGTCTCCCGCCTGGCAGAAGATCTCCAGCGCGCGCTGGTAGTGCTGTTTGGCGGCCTCGGGGCTCCCCTGGTTCCAGTGGACCAGACCCAGCACGCGCAGAGCATCCCCTTGTGCCAGTGGCGAGGCGCACTGCTCCGCAAGAGAGAGCGCGGTCTGGAGCTCGGCTTGGGCAAGAGAGAAATCACCGGTCTCGTAGGCAAGGACTCCCATCCCTAGGTGGGCTTGGAGGCGGGTGGTGGGCGCAAAGCGCTCGGCGCTCTGGAGGAGCTGGCGCAGGGTACGCAGCCCCTCGGTGCGGTAGCCACGCTCCGTCCAGAAGGGCCAGAGGTTGCCGGCAAGCTCAAGGGCAAGCTCGGGCGAGCTCTCCTGCGTATCGGCGAGGGTGAGACGGATATTGTCGTGCGCCTCTTCCAGGCTGTCGTGTGCCTGGCGGCGCTTCACGCCGGAGCGAAAGGTGGCGGCTTTTCGTGTCTCGGCCAGGACATAGCGCAGGTAGCCCTGACGCGCGGCGCGGCCAGGCTCGCCCAGGCCCTGCTCGATGGCGTACTCACGGACCGTCTCCAGGAGCCGGTAGCGGCCTGTCTCTGGGCTGAAGATCACCAGGGACTTGGCAACAAGCGACGAGAGAAGGGGCAGGCTCCGGGGGCAGGCGGCCTCGCTGGCGGCAAAGGAGAAGGGGCTGACGAAGGTGGCGAGCTGACGAAGCGCATCGCGCTCATCGGGGGTGAGCAGGTTCCAGCTCCAGTCCATCGCGGCGCGGAGGGTGAGCTGGGGACGAAGCGTGCTCCGGCTCCCACCGGTGAGAAGATCGAAGCGGGCATCTAGGCGCTGCCCGAGCTCCTCCAGAGAGAGCGTGTCGATCCGGGCTGCGGCCAGCTCAATCGCAAACGGGAGATCGTCGAGCTTCTGGCAGAGCTGGCGCACTAGGGGGCGATTTTCGGGGGTAAGCTCCCAGCTCTGGAGGACCTTCTGAGCGCGCACGGTAAAGAGCTGGAGCGCCTCTTCCTCCGTAAGCACGGGAACCCGCCAGAGCGACTCCTGGGCTAGTCCAAGCGGCTCGCGGCTGGTAGCGAGGAGGTGCAGGTAGGGGCACTGCGCAAGGAGTGTCTCACAGAGTGCTGCCATGTGGTTGAGGAGATGCTCACAGTTATCGAGGGCCAAGAGCACCGAGCGGGTCCGTAGCGCCTCCACCAGATCGACTGTCTCCGGGATGTCCAGGGTTGCTGCGATACGAGGAGCAATCAGCTTGGGATCGCTTAGGGCGGCAAGATCGATCCAGGCGACCCCCTCCGGGTAGGTGCCCGCTGCTTGGAGAGACTCTAGCACGGCGACCGCTAGCCGGGTCTTGCCAACCCCCCCCATGCCCACGAGGGTCAGTAAGCGGGTCTCGTTGAGGCGCTTTGCGATCTCCTGGAGGGCCTGTTCGCGCCCAATCAGCGGGGTGGGAGGCAGGGGAAGGCGGCTTTGGCGAACCGGGGTATGGGCAGGTGCAGGCACCACAGCGTCTTTTTTCTGGCGCGTGGCGCTGCGAATCTGCTGGTAGTGTGCCAGGGTCTCCGGGGACGGCTCCAGCCGGTACTCGCGCTGTAGCCAGAGGCGGAGCTTTCGGTAGGCCTCCACGACACCCGCAGGGTCGCCCCGGTCCGCTAGGGCCGTCATGAGAGGC from the Armatimonas rosea genome contains:
- a CDS encoding oligosaccharide flippase family protein, whose product is METPSDPTPPQDSSDHVAQVTQKAVKGAKIMTLLGFGQVCLRFFSTKATSVFLTNLDFDNFGPGSKLTGIGGFLSDVGLAGALVRKGTEPTDDELITVFLSQQLLAGLFVGGVLAFLPLIRTSLHMNHTATLVLLFLCFGVFLQTLRLIPMLVLERKLKFDAIARCEMLESVVQVLVTITMTLMKYGVWALVAGYWSRGITGLIAIWIASPWRPRGTFRWGIVKELAKFGLPYQLNALIPTLGDFWMVPVLKQLLTEGALGLVTWSGNIASIPMTINNMLVRVAYPAYSRLQADSAALADALQSAVRRLTAIFDLAISPFVTLCPFLIPFLLHPKWAPAVPIVQWLCVQAVVSMLLGTVCSVQNALGKASERMWVTVGMAVLRWVTGYWAISRFGLAGYGPIGLATGAFELWVSGVLVRRHNPQSATLLHDLFGPLLISWVTLGGALGLGEALGHGVLWQKALVATLAWVLLSALREALTPFRMLRSELGPLLALIQRKRS
- a CDS encoding glycosyltransferase family 2 protein — protein: MSTPQPMPIPDLSVTVINHSNPDYLQECLRSVFREADGLTLEVIVIDNATNQRLVPELRAEFPQVQWLFNARSLGYSANHNQGLKLATGRYLCTLNDDTVVHDQALGKLVAYLDAHPEVGMLGPRLLNRDGTIQDSAYYFPSVKSVLISWLTLPGGLVRLKRQMIHPAQQGESAAEVDWVLGACQVITRAAYEKVGGLDEKLAPIVYYEDTDWCRSCHKAGFKIVYLPEARLTHYGGSSTGVDGAEGEVRPMPMLRELSATCMRYFRKHHGVLVTLWLQLLFVFVTAWNLGMMGQSRLRRRLSAASFKNGLANAVFALKGALNP
- a CDS encoding glycosyltransferase family 2 protein, giving the protein MSRETVAVVIPTYNVAAIIRPTLESIRWADEIIIVDMFSDDGTKELVEAYPNVRYFGRKDYIFANVNYGMEQATTDWVIRLDSDEVLGEELQKAIQAFLEKPDPSVKTLLFRGVHRFFGFPSYQGVYREEACWRKHMFRKGTAAYPCKAEHEDIESQEPTQRLAGHYDHFTNMTAEEVVRKFNYYTSKDVERMSDSELEPMSPGKLLYRCTRMFILYYFQWKGYKEGQFGFYTALFRGPIYTIIEQVKRWERLEKQRRG
- a CDS encoding ATP-binding protein, with the translated sequence MALTLRLFKGFQLLSEGAPLPPGERRQAGEYLLALLVLRGSQARLSLAATLWPEATEERALFYLRRTLVELRKRLGDHASTLTEPEDVLHTLKLELPPGACDLWEFERAIQRGDDLAAVNLYQGPLLDGWSEDWVLQARSLKQQQFISALERLAMQAKTPEEAIAQLQRLVELDPGRESAWRPLMTALADRGDPAGVVEAYRKLRLWLQREYRLEPSPETLAHYQQIRSATRQKKDAVVPAPAHTPVRQSRLPLPPTPLIGREQALQEIAKRLNETRLLTLVGMGGVGKTRLAVAVLESLQAAGTYPEGVAWIDLAALSDPKLIAPRIAATLDIPETVDLVEALRTRSVLLALDNCEHLLNHMAALCETLLAQCPYLHLLATSREPLGLAQESLWRVPVLTEEEALQLFTVRAQKVLQSWELTPENRPLVRQLCQKLDDLPFAIELAAARIDTLSLEELGQRLDARFDLLTGGSRSTLRPQLTLRAAMDWSWNLLTPDERDALRQLATFVSPFSFAASEAACPRSLPLLSSLVAKSLVIFSPETGRYRLLETVREYAIEQGLGEPGRAARQGYLRYVLAETRKAATFRSGVKRRQAHDSLEEAHDNIRLTLADTQESSPELALELAGNLWPFWTERGYRTEGLRTLRQLLQSAERFAPTTRLQAHLGMGVLAYETGDFSLAQAELQTALSLAEQCASPLAQGDALRVLGLVHWNQGSPEAAKQHYQRALEIFCQAGDQAGEAAVQASLGHLAWNLGHLDQAMYHNQESRYLFQQLEDEAGVAETSANLGLIARSQEDYPRARQYMEEALDTRTRLNLRGGIGAMIHHLGVLSFLEHSYEDAAEQLARSAQHWREMGDPGWAALSLYYLGLVQRELNRLPAAVRSFSEALLIRRRQGAKRPIAALQHGLGLIWLQQGRLNEAQLALKESAQVRMEIGLEAFSGESVDALACLVARRGELRLAVQLLACASRLREKHGEVEPEHPHRDEATARSRAGLTPEQWQEAWDRGSVVPPAMQLAAL